Proteins encoded together in one Plasmodium cynomolgi strain B DNA, chromosome 9, whole genome shotgun sequence window:
- a CDS encoding vacuolar sorting protein 35 (putative), which yields MNSYRDLANTTVDQKKFLDECIFIVKEQSFYMKQALENGSLRDTLKHASNMLCELRTSQLSPKYYYELYMLIFNELQHLDTFINDKKKHKKRFIDIYESVQHAGNIIPRLYLLIIVGRNYIKNKDIKAKYILKDMTELCKGIQHPLRGLFLRYFLIQMCKDRIPDTGSEYEEAGGGNIDDAFEFLLSNFNESIKLWSRMSDKVVNKLAPGQDEQIIHNNRNKILREKMDVKMLVGSNLVRMSQLEGMTRQYYIEKCLPKLLQNLATINDSLIQQYIFESIVQVFSDECHIYTLDILLNAILKINSSLDFKGILITLLKRLRSFIESNKYEVPKEVDIFSLFYEHLVLYVNRTLDAYEGGKGTYSLAFQQEGQKLPSRDTSVEHYKGEEQRRRGSPTCGATTCGTTATCANVVTANAASTANAANTANAANTANAASIGNGAPAMGTHQINANDLAPNCKIVKSADAKSYPGEEKRTMNEATYYGGATHQGSTNKAANYGKMPRGTHRRYSNEEKNQRNDDDDESVENVVKMLQVLYEFIFLCIRIYDDVITISKLFELPYTIAVNVNLNNDVLCEQIINIIVLPFNYLGLSALKGKNMQALLASVTSQKHKKKLSLDIIDAIIECKNKAIVYQDVEEILNYISPIFNEDVRRKADSADDAHQRDCLQRGEAHQADLFNLENSTITYAAKKMCKFFHIITNTDDIDGRYNICMLFYKHIENGPYLVHLLPTIVFTMLELVTTITNLVPNSGRKSQSQHDQPFEKREHHDEDLTDEHTHDEHTLDEHTHDEHTHDKHKHDEHTHDEHKHDEHTHDGLHLLRGSRRDSRRDSTTRMDGFPGGHAEEPYMENPYMEDPYLEEKLKQYNLYVKNILKFIHTNLLCVSSQIPMLALKLFLHSAVVVNNYDRFVQAHHFLSFDNLEAICYEFITQPLIIYEEDINISSQQYSCIIWIAGILCSHITLLQNENYENIALKLTQHANKLLKKKDQCLGILACSHIYWENTKYRNSTKVLECLQKCIKNAEIAVQSNNDNVILFLFLLQKYVYYYEAENIEVTEDSVHYLLHICQEEYSREGCDASFKQEFLQIVKYIHDKKNSSNAFAKIGLDVSLLR from the exons ATGAACAGCTATAGGGACCTAGCGAACACCACCGTGGAtcagaagaaatttttggaCGAATGCATTTTCATCGTCAAGGAGCAGAGCTTTTACATGAAGCAGGCACTG GAAAATGGATCCCTCCGGGACACGCTGAAGCACGCATCGAACATGCTATGCGAACTGAGGACGTCGCAGCTATCGCCCAAGTACTACTACGAACTGTACATGCTGATATTCAACGAACTGCAGCACCTGGACACGTTcataaatgacaaaaaaaaacataaaaaaagatttattgACATATACGAGAGTGTCCAACATGCAGGAAATATCATTCCCAGACTTTACCTACTAATTATTGTGGGAAGAAATTACATAAAGAACAAAGACATTAAGGCAAAGTATATCTTAAAAGATATGACGGAATTGTGTAAGGGTATTCAGCACCCACTGAGGGGGTTATTCTTACGATATTTTCTAATTCAAATGTGCAAAGACAGAATACCTGACACAGGAAGTGAGTACGAAGAAGCAGGTGGAGGTAACATAGATGATGCGTTTGAATTCCTTCTCTCAAACTTTAATGAAAGTATCAAATTGTGGAGTCGAATGAGTGATAAGGTAGTCAATAAATTAGCCCCAGGACAGGATGAACaaattatacataataatcgaaataaaattttaagagaaaaaatggacgtAAAAATGCTTGTGGGATCCAATCTCGTTCGTATGTCCCAATTAGAAGGAATGACTAGGCAAtattatattgaaaaatgTCTTCCCAAATTGTTACAAAATTTGGCCACGATTAACGACTCTCTTATTCAGCAGTACATCTTTGAATCCATTGTCCAAGTCTTTAGTGACGAAtgtcatatatatactttggacattcttttaaatgccattttgaaaataaatagtTCACTTGATTTTAAGGGTATCCTGATTACTTTATTGAAAAGATTGAGATCTTTTATTGAGTCGAATAAGTATGAAGTTCCAAAGGAGgtcgatattttttctctcttttatGAGCACCTAGTTTTGTATGTGAATCGGACTTTAGATGCATATGAGGGAGGGAAAGGCACTTACAGTTTGGCGTTCCAACAGGAGGGGCAGAAGCTTCCCTCCAGGGACACTTCTGTGGAGCATTacaagggggaggagcagaGGAGGCGGGGCTCCCCGACGTGCGGCGCGACGACATGCGGCACGACAGCGACATGCGCCAATGTGGTCACCGCCAACGCCGCCAGCACCGCCAACGCCGCTAACACAgccaacgccgccaacaCAGCCAACGCCGCCAGCATCGGCAACGGCGCGCCAGCGATGGGGACGCACCAGATCAACGCGAACGACCTCGCGCCCAACTGCAAAATTGTCAAAAGTGCAGATGCGAAGAGCTACCCCGGGGAAGAGAAGCGAACGATGAACGAAGCTACTTATTATGGAGGCGCGACGCACCAGGGAAGCACCAACAAAGCGGCCAATTATGGAAAGATGCCTAGAGGTACCCACCGTCGTTACAgtaatgaagaaaagaacCAAAGaaacgatgatgatgatgaatcTGTGGAAAACGTAGTTAAAATGCTGCAAGTTCTTTATGAGTTCATTTTTctatgcatacgtatatacgACGATGTAATTACAATCAGCAAGCTGTTTGAGCTTCCATACACCATAGCGGTAAATGTAAATCTCAACAATGACGTACTGTGCGAACAGATAATTAATATCATTGTGCTTCCCTTTAACTACTTGGGGCTGAGTGCTCTTAAGGGGAAGAATATGCAAGCACTGTTGGCCAGCGTAACATCTcagaaacataaaaagaaactcAGCCTGGACATTATTGACGCGATTATTGAGTGCAAGAATAAGGCTATCGTTTACCAGGACGTAGAGGAGATCCTCAATTAtatttcccccatttttaacgAAGATGTGAGGAGAAAAGCGGACTCCGCAGATGATGCACACCAACGAGATTGCCTCCAACGAGGAGAGGCGCACCAGGCGGACTTGTTCAACCTAGAAAACAGCACCATTACGTACGCggccaaaaaaatgtgcaaattttttcacatcataACGAATACGGATGATATTGACGGACGGTACAACATCTGCATGCTGTTTTATAAGCACATAGAAAATGGCCCCTACTTGGTGCACCTCCTGCCGACCATTGTATTCACCATGCTGGAGTTAGTAACGACCATCACGAACCTGGTCCCCAACTCGGGGAGGAAGAGCCAGTCGCAGCACGACCAGCCCTTCGAGAAAAGGGAGCACCATGATGAGGACCTCACAGATGAGCATACACATGATGAGCATACGCTTGATGAGCACACCCATGACGAGCATACCCATGACAAGCATAAGCATGATGAGCATACCCATGACGAACATAAGCATGATGAGCATACGCATGATGGCCTCCACTTGCTACGTGGCAGCCGCCGTGACAGCCGCCGTGACAGCACCACCCGAATGGACGGCTTCCCAGGGGGACACGCGGAGGAACCCTACATGGAGAACCCCTACATGGAGGACCCCTACTTGGAGGAAAAACTGAAGCAATACAATTtgtacgtaaaaaatattttaaagttTATTCACACGAATCTGCTCTGCGTGAGTAGCCAAATTCCGATGCTAGCACTGAAGCTTTTTCTGCACAGTGCCGTAGTGGTGAATAACTATGACCGCTTTGTCCAAGCTCATCACTTTTTATCCTTCGATAACTTGGAAGCCATCTGTTACGAATTCATAACACAGCCACTGATTATCTACGAGGAGGACATAAACATATCCTCACAACAGTATAGCTGTATCATTTGGATAGCAGGTATTTTGTGTTCCCATATTACTCTCCTGCAAAATGAGAATTACGAAAATATTGCACTCAAGTTAACACAGCATGCAAATAAGttactgaaaaaaaaggatcaatGTTTGGGCATCCTGGCATGCTCTCATATTTATTGGGAAAACACCAAGTATAGAAATAGTACCAAGGTGTTGGAGTGTCTCCAGAAGTGCATTAAGAACGCAGAGATTGCCGTGCAGTCAAATAACGATAACGTAATtctattcctttttttgttgcaaaaGTATGTCTACTACTACGAGGCAGAAAATATCGAAGTCACGGAGGACAGCGTGCATTACCTGCTGCATATTTGCCAGGAGGAGTACTCCAGGGAAGGCTGCGACGCCAGTTTTAAGCAGGAGTTCTTGCAGATCGTCAAGTACATACACGACAAGAAGAACAGTTCCAACGCGTTCGCCAAAATTGGCCTGGACGTCTCTCTTCTGCGCTAG
- a CDS encoding 50S ribosomal protein L11 (putative), whose amino-acid sequence MSRIGRFNLVVLSGSAKPSASIGQTLGPLGINMMTFFKEFNERTKNISKNVPIQVTLEPLNDRTYRFYLRTPTVVWFIRRCARVPMFSPTAKHHTVGSITLAEVFHIAKCKRMDPPLINLTLKSICKYIIGTCNSMGIKVCRELDDEGKKKYFVDVNQLDNIKKEIRTRNKHQKRSKK is encoded by the exons ATGTCACGAATAGGGAGGTTCAATTTAGTGGTTTTGTCTGGCTCTGCGAAGCCCAGCGCAAGCATTGGACAAACGTTGGGACCCCTAG GAATAAATATGatgactttttttaaagagttTAACGAGAGAACGAAAAACATTTCGAAGAATGTGCCGATTCAGGTGACTCTGGAACCTCTGAATGACAG GACGTACAGATTTTACCTCAGAACCCCAACGGTCGTCTGGTTTATCCGACGATGCGCCAGAGTGCCCATGTTCAGTCCCACGGCGAAGCACCACACTGTCGGGTCGATTACGCTAGCGGAG GTTTTCCACATAGCCAAATGCAAGCGGATGGACCCTCCTTTGATAAATCTGACCCTCAAAAGTATTTGCAAGTATATTATCG GCACGTGCAACAGCATGGGCATAAAGGTGTGCAGAGAACTGGACgacgaggggaagaaaaagtactTCGTAGATGTTAACCAGCtggacaatataaaaaaggaaataaggACTCGGAACAAGCACCAGAAGAGGTCCAAAAAGTGA
- a CDS encoding actin (putative) — protein sequence MDKQTIVIDNGSGYIKAGLNSYDEPSIVFPTIVGLHRDREIKETYVGDEAIFRDSELSFYRPIDHGHISDWDLAQIAWEYAIKCVDQNRSVENILLTEPPLCSTSHRTKMGEIFFEDFNYQNINISVSGLMSIYATGLTTGLVLDIGDGVTQCIPVFDGYIEKNSIIRSDFGGEELSMFLQKLICDIGYSMTTRKNFEYIKNIKETLCFCSLNPPKDQLRDDLTVTYTLPDGDVLRDGYNSVELSHERFYVPEALFNPLICHRDNLSIVDIVWKSLLLCPIENRKTLTSYIVLSGGSSLFPNLAERLEREVKNNAPESARSAVKVHVHENRAIMAWCGARIFSQPELRQAQEGLWISKEEYEEIGSNIFLIKVRRKDEN from the exons ATGGATAAGCAAACAATTGTGATTGACAACGGTTCAG GTTACATAAAAGCCGGATTGAACTCCTACGATGAGCCGTCCATAGTGTTCCCGACAATAGTGGGCCTCCACCGAGACAGAGAAATCAAAGAAACCTACGTCGGCGATGAAGCCATTTTCCGCGACTCCGAACTGTCATTCTACCGCCCAATCGATCATGGACACATATCAGATTGGGATTTGGCCCAAATTGCTTGGGAATATGCCATCAAATGTGTGGACCAAAACAGGAGTGTTGAAAACATCCTGCTCACAGAGCCACCCTTATGTTCAACCTCCCAtagaacaaaaatgggagaaattttttttgaggattTTAATTACCAAAATATTAACATTTCAGTTTCGGGATTAATGTCTATATATGCCACGGGATTAACAACTGGGCTGGTCTTAGACATAGGGGATGGAGTAACTCAGTGCATTCCCGTGTTTGATGGGTACATAGAAAAGAATTCGATCATACGTTCCGATTTTGGTGGAGAGGAACTAAGCatgtttttgcaaaaattaatttgtgaCATTGGATACAGTATGAccacaagaaaaaatttcgaatacattaaaaatatcaaagaGACGTTATGTTTTTGCTCCTTAAATCCACCAAAGGATCAACTGAGAGACGATTTAACTGTCACTTACACTCTTCCGGATGGAGATGTTTTACGAGATGGATACAACTCCGTTGAATTATCACATGAACGTTTTTACGTTCCTGAAGCTCTGTTTAATCCACTTATCTGCCACAGGGATAATCTCAGTATCGTCGACATTGTGTGGAAGTCCCTTTTATTGTGTCCTATTGAAAATAGGAAAACATTGACAAGCTATATTGTTCTTTCTGGGGGTTCTTCTCTTTTCCCCAACTTAGCGGAACGACTAGAGAGGGAGGTGAAGAATAATGCTCCGGAGAGTGCCAGATCGGCTGTGAAG GTCCACGTGCACGAAAACAGAGCTATTATGGCCTGGTGCGGAGCGCGGATTTTCTCTCAACCTGAGTTGAGGCAGGCCCAGGAGGGCTTATGGATATCGAAAGAAGAATACGAGGAAATCGGaagtaacatttttttgataaaggTACGGAGAAAAGATGAGAAT
- a CDS encoding calmodulin binding protein (putative), translated as MDLVKLAKQGSALSREYKSLIRDKEKNAGRERLAAITIQKCYRGYLTRRTYLVYKYFLKRAKDGIEILECKFLLRKLKQQRLEQQAVLYMSDNATKIQKVFRGYYSRKYIHDFFKRKREIIEMDAHVKAQKGIMLQGIEEKRKKQLLHDNKVKDTKIHNAAKNLHHLVSTKAQRGVYNYRIENIIREQQEKIKNSSEKKKKNLLNKKK; from the exons ATGGACTTAGTGAAGCTTGCCAAACAGGGCAGTGCACTGTCTCGAGAGTATAAGTCCCTCATAAg ggacaaggagaaaaacgccGGGAGGGAGCGCCTCGCCGCTATCACGATACAGAAGTGCTACAGAGGGTATTTGACCAGGCGGACTTACCTTGTTTATAA GTACTTTCTAAAGCGCGCGAAGGACGGCATAGAAATTCTGGagtgcaaatttttgcttAGAAAACTGAAGCAGCAAAGGCTGGAGCAGCAAGCCGTATTGTACATGTCGGACAATGCCACCAAGATACAGAAGGT CTTCAGGGGGTACTACTCCAGGAAATACATTCATGACTTCTTTAAGCGGAAGAGGGAAATAATCGAAATGGATGCACAC gTAAAGGCACAGAAGGGAATTATGCTTCAGGGGAttgaggagaaaagaaaaaaacagttg CTACACGACAATAAAGTGAAGGACACGAAAATACATAACGCTGCGAAAAATCTGCACCACCTCGTGTCAACGAAGGCGCAGAGGGGGGTCTATAATTACAGGATCGAAAATATCATACGGGAGCAG caagaaaaaatcaaaaacagcagcgaaaaaaaaaaaaaaaatctactaaacaaaaagaagtaa
- a CDS encoding hypothetical protein (putative), whose amino-acid sequence MDSPGKSPPLEGEHPAEEENKILPTGQNEYKIVSQKREEKKEKQKKKEKEKKQKKKEKSQSGDEHAIQKYEDEKIVLFQNNELVEYDAKDFRTGNKNHIVLLEEDYLSSDEAISQRIQKDVHDFTPSCRSTIFNYEGDSPDEGRSEQVDQARRRRGRKMASYASPRGEPNEGCYPEQEENNHIEMLYPTDHCSERNVDPPEGGWNHQALCLQEKNYKLVTLANGKKHKINLNINLRDFQKKYTSEDNKSFEYLLRSMKNKNVERNMYSLMKRKEHNKKVDYIEECTRKGINCHQVNANKSENELSSMMFSSSLTVSMMDDATESKIQIYHENTKFSEEYNEDMKRQIRQCSQNRQLKIMEKMKEDKEEQMIQQGKFNLLERNNSYEYMRTPLILAGKGVDKSPIITWGVIASSPKLVESEDDYSVESSSGDDSDNLRSSSRGRRAIAQENDETDFNPIQEFNLQQINDRERVAEKLQNSLKDIKYSKEALKRKNLSLLIHRNCSSRMSTTSYRNSVLSRYSRKRLSELAMKSPLASQILKKKR is encoded by the exons ATGGACTCCCCAGGGAAGTCCCCCCCCTTGGAAGGGGAGCACCCcgcagaggaagaaaataaaattctacCGACGGGTCAAAATGAGTACAAAATTGTGAGTCAAAagagggaggagaaaaaggagaagcagaaaaagaaggagaaggagaagaagcagaaaaagaaggagaaaagccAAAGCGGTGACGAACACGCCatccaaaaatatgaagacgAAAAAATCGTCCTATTCCAAAACAACGAACTTGTTGAATATGACGCGAAGGACTTCAGGACAGGAAACAAAAATCACATCGTCTTGTTGGAAGAGGATTACTTAAGT AGTGATGAAGCCATATCGCAAAGAATTCAAAAGGATGTCCATGATTTTACTCCAAGTTGTAGAAGTACCATTTTTAACTATGAGGGGGACTCACCTGACGAAGGAAGAAGTGAGCAAGTAGATCAAgcgaggagaagaagaggtAGGAAAATGGCTAGCTATGCATCTCCAAGGGGTGAACCAAATGAGGGCTGCTACCCCGAGCAGGaggaaaataatcatattGAGATGCTATACCCAACGGATCATTGCAGCGAGAGGAATGTAGATCCCCCTGAGGGGGGGTGGAATCATCAGGCACTCTGTctccaagaaaaaaattacaagttAGTGACTCTGGcgaacggaaaaaaacacaaaattaacctaaatataaatttgaGAGATTTccagaaaaaatacaccTCGGAGGATAACAAATCGTTTGAGTACCTCCTAAGGagcatgaaaaataaaaatgtggagagGAACATGTACTCCCtgatgaagaggaaggaacaCAATAAAAAAGTAGACTACATTGAAGAGTGCACAAGGAAAGGAATAAATTGTCATCAAGTGAATGCCAACAAATCGGAAAATGAATTAAGCAGCATGATGTTTTCCTCGAGTTTAACAGTTAGCATGATGGATGATGCTACTGAGAGTAAGATACAAATATATCacgaaaatacaaaattttcagaAGAATATAATGAGGATATGAAGAGGCAGATCAGACAGTGTTCTCAAAATAGGCagttaaaaattatggaaaaaatgaaagaagatAAAGAGGAGCAGATGATCCAACAGGGGAAATTCAACCTACTGGAAAGGAATAACAGTTATGAGTATATGCGTACTCCACTTATATTGGCTGGGAAGGGTGTCGATAAGAGTCCCATCATAACATGGGGGGTCATTGCGAGCAGCCCTAAGTTGGTGGAAAGTGAGGATGACTACAGTGTGGAGAGCAGCAGCGGTGACGACTCCGATAATCTGCGCAGTAGCTccagggggagaagagcCATCGCACAAGAAAACGACGAGACCGATTTTAATCCCATTCAGGAATTTAATCTACAACAAATTAATGACCGTGAACGGGTTGCGGAGAAGCTGCAGAATAGCCTGAAAGACATCAAATACAGCAAGGAAGCgttaaagagaaaaaatctCAGCTTGTTGATACATCGAAATTGTAGCTCCCGCATGTCGACCACGTCATATAGGAATTCAGTTCTGTCCAGGTACAGCCGGAAGCGACTCAGCGAATTGGCCATGAAATCGCCGCTCGCGTcacaaattttgaaaaagaagaggtgA